The genomic window CTCAAGGCCCAGGACCACGAACCGGTTGAGAAAAAAATCGTGCGCTTCCGCACCATCGGCGACGCGACCTGCACCGGCGCGGTGGAATCCAAAGCCGCCGATCTGGATGAGGTCATCGCCGAAGTCGCCGCCGCACGCCAGACAGAGCGAGGCACCCGTTCCGACGACAAACGCTCGGAAACCGCCATGGAGGACCGCAAGAAGGAAGGATACTTCTGAAAAGTGTCCGCAACCCAGTGAAATTCCGGTTACTGGCCACCTCCCAATACCCAACTCCACTCTTCAACTTTTCCCACTGATCACCTTCAACTGATCGTTCCCCAATTTTCAAATGGATCTTCTCCGCTTCACCACCGCTGGCTCCGTCGATGACGGCAAATCCACCCTCATCGGCCGCCTTCTTTACGACTCCAAGTCCATCTTCGAGGATCAGCTCGAAGCCATGGAGGAATCCTCGCGCCGCCGTGGGGATGAGAACGTGAACCTCGCCCTGCTGACCGACGGTCTCAAGGCCGAGCGGGAACAAGGCATCACCATCGATGTCGCCTACCGCTACTTCGCCACACCGAAACGGAAATTCATCATCGCCGACACTCCGGGCCACATCCAATACACCCGCAACATGGTGACGGGAGCCTCCACGGCCAACCTGGCGATCATCCTGATCGACGCCCGCAAGGGGGTGATCGAGCAAACCAAGCGGCACTCGTTCATCGCCAACCTGCTGCGCATCCAACACCTCGTCGTCGCGGTGAACAAGATGGACCTCGTGGACTACTCCGAGGAGGTTTACACAAAAATCATCAAGGACTTCCGGGAATTCGCATCCCGCTTGGACAATATCGTCGAAATCACCGACATCCCCATTTCCGCGCTGAACGGCGACAATGTGGTCGATAAATCCGAACACATGCCCTGGTACCAAGGGCCGACGTTCCTCTATCACCTGGAGAACGTCTATGTCGGCGGCGAGGAAAACCACGTGGACGCCCGCTTCCCCGTGCAGTGGGTCATCCGCCCGATGAGCGACGAATGGCATGATTTCCGCGGCTACGCGGGCCGGGTGGCCGGTGGCGTCTTCAAGCCCGGTGATGAAGTCACCGTCCTTCCCTCGGGCTTCTCGACCAAGGTCAAGGCCATCCACAGTCCGGATGGAGAACTCGAAGAGGCCTTCGCTCCGCAATCCGTCTGCATCACCCTTGAAGAGGAAATCGACATCTCCCGCGGCGACACATTGGTGAAAACCAACAATCCTCCCCGTGTGGAGCAGGACATCGAGGCGATGATCTGCTGGTTCTCGAACAAGCCGATGCCGCCGAAGGCGAAACTCGTCATCCGTCATACGACGCAGGAGACCAAGGCCATCATCCAGGAGGTGAAGTACCACGTGGACATCAACACGCTTCACAAGATCGAAGGGGTGACTGGTTTCAACATGAATGACATCGGTCGCATTTCCCTGCGCACCGCCGTCCCCCTGATCCACGACTCCTACCGCCGGAACCGCATCACCGGCTCGTTCATCCTCATCGATCCCGGCACCAACGAAACCGTGGCCGCGGGAATGATCATCTGAGAGCGGACTCAGGCATTCCGACAAACTGAAAGGCTGGAAGGAGGTGGATCGCCTCATTCCAGCTTTTTCGTACCGGACCGTTCTTCAACCCGCCACCTGTTTCCGTCTCGCCAGCCAGTTCCGGACCAATTGGGTGAGGACCACCCCGACCGCGATCAATGAAATGCCTGTCAGCGCGGGCATCAGCCGTCCATCTGCCAGCCCCACCCCGCTGAGCACGATCCCCGTACCGATGACGCCATTGCAAATGATCGAGACGGGAAGATACAGCAGGAACGGCACACGCAGGAATCCGAGAAGGTAATTCTGGAAAAAGTGGGGAATCCCCGGCGTAAGCTTCAGGATCAGAATGAGTTTCAGATGATCCCCTTTCGGCAGATCAGGAATTTTCACCGAGGTCGAGACGAGCAGTTTTTCCACCACCTTCCGTCCCGGTCCGGCAGCCGCCCAGTAGGTCCAGGCAAGGTTAAGGGTGATGGCGGCCAGGCTGAGCAGACAAGCCATCGCCGGCTGATCCCTCCAAACCACTCCGGCCGTGAATAACAAGGCGCTGAGAGGAACCGGAAAACCCGGCAGGATCACCAGTGCGGCAAACAATGCCCAAGGGTTTTTCACCAGATAGGCATTCAGCGAAAACCACCAGGACTTGAGATCGCCAGGTGTGATGCCCGTTTTCCACGCGATCCCCCCCACGACCAACAACAGAAGGCAAAAGAGTATCCCGCACGCACGCACGCGACCGTCGCTGAGCAATCTCCGAATCACATGCATCCGGCAGGAAGGTCCCTTTTCGCGGGAGGATTGGCAAGATTCATGTCCCCGGAGCCCTTATCGGACGAACCCGGCCTTGTTCATTTTTTCTTGAACAATAGAGGCTCCAAATTACCCTCGGAGTGTGAGCATCCTTACGCTCACAACCTTAATGACCAAGGGCGGTAGCGTGTCCAAAAAGGACACCATGGTTTACAAATTCCTGACGCGCCACCGCTGCCGCACATGACCGATTCTCCCGACACGCCCCGATTGCTGGTTGTGATGCCCGTGTTCAACGAGCAGGCATCCGTCGAAGAGGTTGTCCGCTCGTGGATGGCGGTGCTGGATGAGACGGTCGGAGATTTCACCCTTCTGACGATCAATGACGGCTCCACAGATGGCACGGAAGCCAAGCTTCAGGATCTCGCCGCCCGGTTCGCTCCCCGGATGGAGTTGTTGAGCCGTCCGAACCGCGGGCATGGGCAGACCTGCGTCCAAGGCTATCTGATCGCCCTTGAACGCAAGATTCCCCATATCCTGCAGATCGACTCGGATGGCCAATCCTCGCCCGACCATTTCGCGGATTTCTGGGTATTGAGAGACCGGTTCGATGTCATCTATGGCAAGCGTTCGAGACGGGATGGATTCCGCCGGGTTCTGGCGAGCCAGATTCTGAGAACCTCCCTCAAACTCCTCACCCGTGCCGATTGCGTGGATGCCAACGTTCCCTATCGATTGATGACGGGGAGTTCCTGTGCCTCCGCCATCCGTGCCATCCCGCCGGATTTCGACCTGGCGAACGTCGCCCTCTCCGTCCTCCTCAGGAAAATGCCGGCAATCCGCCACGGACAGGTGCCCATCGGTTTTCCACCCCGCCTCGGTGGCGAACCGTCGGTCCCGTTCTTCAAATTTGCCACAAAGGCCCGGGAGCTTTTCCAACAGCTCAGGACATCCGGCATCGCCGCGAAATGAACATCACCCGACATACTTGGTATCCCATCGTTCTGGGACTGTTGGCGACACTGGTGGGTCTCTGTGCGATCACGCAGCAGAGTCTTTGGATGGATGAGGGAAGCACCGCGTTCAAGGCGCTCATGCCCACATTCAAGGATTGGGTCGCAATCACGTACAGGCTCGGTGGATCGGACATCCAGATGCCT from Luteolibacter yonseiensis includes these protein-coding regions:
- a CDS encoding glycosyltransferase family 2 protein, encoding MTDSPDTPRLLVVMPVFNEQASVEEVVRSWMAVLDETVGDFTLLTINDGSTDGTEAKLQDLAARFAPRMELLSRPNRGHGQTCVQGYLIALERKIPHILQIDSDGQSSPDHFADFWVLRDRFDVIYGKRSRRDGFRRVLASQILRTSLKLLTRADCVDANVPYRLMTGSSCASAIRAIPPDFDLANVALSVLLRKMPAIRHGQVPIGFPPRLGGEPSVPFFKFATKARELFQQLRTSGIAAK
- the cysN gene encoding sulfate adenylyltransferase subunit CysN encodes the protein MDLLRFTTAGSVDDGKSTLIGRLLYDSKSIFEDQLEAMEESSRRRGDENVNLALLTDGLKAEREQGITIDVAYRYFATPKRKFIIADTPGHIQYTRNMVTGASTANLAIILIDARKGVIEQTKRHSFIANLLRIQHLVVAVNKMDLVDYSEEVYTKIIKDFREFASRLDNIVEITDIPISALNGDNVVDKSEHMPWYQGPTFLYHLENVYVGGEENHVDARFPVQWVIRPMSDEWHDFRGYAGRVAGGVFKPGDEVTVLPSGFSTKVKAIHSPDGELEEAFAPQSVCITLEEEIDISRGDTLVKTNNPPRVEQDIEAMICWFSNKPMPPKAKLVIRHTTQETKAIIQEVKYHVDINTLHKIEGVTGFNMNDIGRISLRTAVPLIHDSYRRNRITGSFILIDPGTNETVAAGMII
- a CDS encoding TVP38/TMEM64 family protein; its protein translation is MHVIRRLLSDGRVRACGILFCLLLLVVGGIAWKTGITPGDLKSWWFSLNAYLVKNPWALFAALVILPGFPVPLSALLFTAGVVWRDQPAMACLLSLAAITLNLAWTYWAAAGPGRKVVEKLLVSTSVKIPDLPKGDHLKLILILKLTPGIPHFFQNYLLGFLRVPFLLYLPVSIICNGVIGTGIVLSGVGLADGRLMPALTGISLIAVGVVLTQLVRNWLARRKQVAG